GTACGGTCATTGGCATATTGTAACGGCCATGCTGCCCGACCCATGCCACCCTGCCCGCGCGGATTTGCGGCGCAACGGCCTCACCGAAAAGCGTGATTTCCCCCTGCCCTGTTTGCCCGATTAAGGCACGCAGTAAAGTAGATTTGCCCGCACCATTCGGGCCGATAATGACGGTCATGCCCGAAGGTATATCCAGTTGATCAATTTCAAGCAGGGTTTTGTCTTGGACGCGGACGGAAAGATTACAGATTTGAAATAAGGTGTGCATGGCAAAAGATATGGGGCAATGAAGTTTCAGACGGCCTGTTTAGGCATTAACGGCTTTTCAAAGGCTTGATAAACAAATACATAAAAAATGGTCCACCCAATAAGGCAATCACGATACCGACCGGCAGATCGACAGGGTATGTCAGCCAGCGCGCCGCTCCGTCCACCACCATCAAAAACACTGCGCCCAACCAAGCCGACAGTGCAATCAGCTTGCGGCGGCTGCCACCGACGGTTTGCGCCAGCACATTGGGGATCATCATGCCGAGAAAACCGATGATGCCCGAAAGCGATACTGCCGCCCCCGTCATCAATGCCGCGCCGATTACGGTTTGCACACGCAAAGCCCCAACTGATACGCCCATACTGGCAGCCGTGTCTTCCCCCGTCATCAAAACGTCCAGCCGCCTGCCTGCGGACAACAAAATCAGAAAACCGGGCAACATGACCGCGATTGCCGCGACAGGCGATGAGAAACCGGCTTCGGCAAGGCTGCCCGACAGCCATGTGGTTGCGCTGCGCAATACCAAATCGTCAGATAAAAACAAAATCATGCTGACCACCGCGCCCGAAAACGCGCTCAACACAAACCCCAACACCAGCAATCCCAAAGTACCGCCGCCGAGCAGTTTGTGCACCGCCAAAATCAGCAGGCACACACCCAATGCACCGAGAAAAGCCGCCACCGGCACACCCATCGCGCCGCCGCCCAAAGCCAATAGCACAATCACGCCCAAGGCCGCCCCGCCCGACGTCCCGATCAAACTCGGATCAGCCAGCGGGTTTTCAAATAAAGCCTGCAATGCCGCACCTGAAGCGGACAAACCGGCTCCGACCAAAAGTGCAGTATAGATGCGCGGTAAACGGATTTGACGGACGGTTTCATCCATCACCAACGGCGACTCCCACGCGCCAAAACCGATGCCGCAGCACAAATAAACGGCGGCAGCAGTAAGCAGCAGGCAGAGGGTAAGGGTATGCGGTTTCATGACATCATGCGGTTGAAGCAGATTGAGGGACGGTTTCAGACGGCATTTTTAAGACAGCCGTTTTACTTCCTCCTCGACAAGAAGGAACAAATCAAGGCCGTCTGAAAACAAAAATCAGGCAGGGTGTTCAAAACAGACGCGTTTATTTCGCCAAATCGTGCAAACGCTGAATCACTTGCGGCGTATCCAGTCCGTAACGGAACATATCGTTGGCCTTCCACAAATAAATCTTGCCGTTTTTCGCGGCAGGCGAGCCGGCGATTTCGGGGCGTGCGGCAAAGGTTTTGACGTTGCCTATCATGGCGGTGTTGTGGTCGGCAATAATGATGATGTCGGGTTTGGCAGCAATCCATGCCTCACGCGTCATCGGTTTGAGGCCGTCAATGGCGGCTGCGGCATTGATACCGCCGGCACGGCGGATGATTTCGTCGGCAGCGGTATTCTTGCCCGATACGATGCGCCCGTCGTAGCTGAAGAGATAGCGTTTGCCGCTGGAAGGCTGCTGTTTCATATCCGCCTGCCACTTGCTTGCCAACTTGTCCGCCTGCGCGCTTTTGCCGATAAGCTGACCAATGTTGCGGATACTTTGCGGATAGGCGGCGATGCTGTCATCGGGCGCAACATTGACGGCTTTAATGCCTGCTTTTTGCAGGTGGGCAAAAATATCGGTAGGCTGCGCCATCCATGAACCGATGGCGATGTCGGGTTTGGTGGCCACAATCGGTTCGACCGTCAGACGGCGATGAATGCCGATACTGGGCTTGTTTTTCAATGCCGGATTTTGAACGGTCTGATCGCGGCCGACGATTTCGTCCAATGCGCCGAGCGCGGCAACAATGTCTGCCGTATCGGGGGTTAACACGACGATGCGGTGCGCGTGTGCAGTGCCGGCCAACGAAATAAGCGCAGAAAGCAGGAGGAGTTTGAGTTTCATTGTTTTTTCCTTGTCACATACTTTCAGACGGCCTGCTCGTTTTCTCAGGCCGTCTGAAAACGGTTGAATCACATTAGAACTTAAGTTGTACGGTTGCGGCGAAATTGCGGCCGGTTTCGGTGTACAAGTCCATCACACTGGTACGGCTCATGCCGGCAACGTCTGCGTGCTGCCAGTATTTTTTGTTGCCGACGTTGTAGATGTTTGCGCCGATTTCAAGGTTTTTAAACGGCTTGTACCACGCGCCGACATCCCATACGCCATAACCCGGCGCTTGGAAAACAGTGTCGCTGCTGACGCGGCTGTGTTTTTTCGACCAGCGCAGCTTGGTACCCACACCCCATTTTTCCTGCGTGTAATCCAAGCCCAAAACGCCGTTGAGCGGATAAGCGGAATCCAACGGTTTACCGTCCTGCTGCTCACCGCGCATCCAAGCGATGCTGCCGGAGACTTGCCAGCCCGGCAGGAATTTGTAGGCGGCGGAGGCTTCGGCACCGTAGGTTTTGACGTGATCAAGGTTTTGATATTGGTACTGGATAATCGGGCGTCTGCCAACGGTGGAGGTACCGATTTCAGTGCGGTCGATGAAGTTTCGATAACGGTTGTAGAACGCGGTAACTTGCGCGCGGGCGCGGTCGTTTTTGAACTTCATCCCCAATTCAAAGCTGTTGGAGCGTTCGGATTTGAGGTTGGCATTGGGAATGACGGCATAGCCGTAGGTTGTATTGGCAAACGCCATGGTCGCGCTGTCAAACGGCGGCGTGCGGAAGCCTTGGGAATAAGTGGCAAAACCGGTGAACTGCTCACCCATCGGCACACTCAGGCGCAGGCTGGGCGTAAACGCGGAATCACTGAAGCGCGTCGCCGTTCCGCTGGGGTTGGCATTGAGATAGGCTTGGTCGGTCGAAGTGTTCAGCTTGTCTTTTTCGTAACGCAAGGCCGGGGTTAGAACGATGCCGTTGCCGAAGGTCAGGCTGTCTTGTGCGTAAACGCTGAATGTTTTGCGCTTGCTGTCGGGGAAGGTTTTATTCGGATAGGTGCTGCCTGCATAAACTTTGCTGACGGCGCCGGTCAGATTGTCCACTGTCAGGCTGTCGCGCGGACGGGCGGTCTCGGTGTGTTTGTATTCTGCG
Above is a genomic segment from Neisseria subflava containing:
- a CDS encoding FecCD family ABC transporter permease; its protein translation is MKPHTLTLCLLLTAAAVYLCCGIGFGAWESPLVMDETVRQIRLPRIYTALLVGAGLSASGAALQALFENPLADPSLIGTSGGAALGVIVLLALGGGAMGVPVAAFLGALGVCLLILAVHKLLGGGTLGLLVLGFVLSAFSGAVVSMILFLSDDLVLRSATTWLSGSLAEAGFSSPVAAIAVMLPGFLILLSAGRRLDVLMTGEDTAASMGVSVGALRVQTVIGAALMTGAAVSLSGIIGFLGMMIPNVLAQTVGGSRRKLIALSAWLGAVFLMVVDGAARWLTYPVDLPVGIVIALLGGPFFMYLFIKPLKSR
- a CDS encoding heme/hemin ABC transporter substrate-binding protein; this encodes MKLKLLLLSALISLAGTAHAHRIVVLTPDTADIVAALGALDEIVGRDQTVQNPALKNKPSIGIHRRLTVEPIVATKPDIAIGSWMAQPTDIFAHLQKAGIKAVNVAPDDSIAAYPQSIRNIGQLIGKSAQADKLASKWQADMKQQPSSGKRYLFSYDGRIVSGKNTAADEIIRRAGGINAAAAIDGLKPMTREAWIAAKPDIIIIADHNTAMIGNVKTFAARPEIAGSPAAKNGKIYLWKANDMFRYGLDTPQVIQRLHDLAK